DNA sequence from the Janibacter sp. CX7 genome:
CGGTGTCGATGAGGAGGACGCGCAGGCCCGCATCGGCCAAGGCGGCGGCGATGTTGACCGCCGTGGTCGTCTTGCCGACGCCACCCTTCTGGTTGGACACCGTGATGATCCGCGGCCGGCCCGGTCGGGGCAGCCGCGCGGCCGCGGGGCGGGCAGCCTTCGTGTCGGCCGGGGCCGACATCGGTGGCGTGGGGTCGGATGCAGCGGCGACATCGGGCGCCGTGTGCTCGGGGGCGATCTCGGGCACAGGGGCCTCCACGTCGTCTGAAATGCTCTGCTCCGGCCGCTCCGGTTGGCTCGTCTCAGGCTCGGCGGTCGGGACCGCGGACCCGTCCACAGCGACTTGGTCGGTCGGGCTGTCCCGCCCGGATCCGAGGTCTCGGGCCACCCCCATCCACCCGATCGGCGCGGTCTCGGTGGGTCCGGCGAGTGCCGGCCACCCGAGGCCAGGGGTGGCGGTGCGTGGTGTGGTCACCGAGACATTCCTCCTCAGGGGACTGCGAGCCCAGCCATACAACCCCAGTCCGGGCCGACACGCCAAACGGAGCCGCGCTTGTGGACAACTCGGGTCAAAACCGGGGGTTTTCCACCAGATCGCCGTGGTTCTCCACAGCTTCGGTGGACAACTCACCGTCGCACTACCGACGCGCTCGGGCGCGTTTCACGTGAAACGGGAGCTTGGGTAGTGGTCCGCGGAAGGGCTGGGCGGCAATCCTTTCGCTCGCCCGGGGTGCGGACGTTTCACGTGAAACGCTGTCAGGTAGAGCGCGTGCCCACGGTGCAGTCCACCGTCAGCGTCGGCTCGTCCAGCACCCCATGCCCGTGCTCGGAGATCGCGGTCTCGGACACCCTCAGCTTCCGCAACGCCTTCGTGGCCGCGGCGACCTCCTGCTCGGCCGAGCGGCCCTTCATCGCCACGAGCTGCCCGCCCGGCTCGACCATCGGGCAGCACCACCGGGCGAGCTTGTCGAGAGCGGCCACGGCGCGGGCCGTGACGAAGGGGGCCGACAGGTGGCCGTGGAACTCCTCGGCGCGACCACGGTGGACGGTGGCGTTGTCGAGGTCGATCACGCGCACCGCCTCGGCCAGCCAGTCGGTGCGCCGCTGCATCGGCTCGACCAGGTGGATGTCGAGGTCCGGTCGTGCGATGGCGACGGCCAGGCCCGGCAGTCCGGCCCCTGATCCGACGTCGATGACTCGTGCGTCCCGGTCGAAGGCGTCCTCGATGACGGCGCAGTTGAGGATGTGCCGCTCCCAGAGGATCGGGACCTCCCGGGGGCCGATGAGCCCGTGGCTGACCCCGGTGTCGGCGAGCACGGCGGCAAAGGTCTCGGCACGCGGAAGGCGCCCGCCGAAGAATCGGCGGGCGCCCTCGGGTGCCGCGGGGCAGTCAGCAGTCATGCCCCCAGCGTTTCACGTGAAACGCCTCAGCTCATAGCTCAGCCAGCGATGACGTCCTCGTCGGAGGGCGTGGTGGACTCGGCCACCTCGTCCGTCTCGACCGGCGCGTTCTCAGCCGCCGGAGCAGCGGCCTCGGCAGCCGGGTGCACGACGACGAATCGACGCGGCTCGGTGCCCGAGGAGTCCGACACGAGACCGGCGGCGAGCACCTCGTCGTGCACGACCTTGCGCTCGAAGGCGCTCATCGGCTCGAGCTCGACCGACTCGTGGTCGGCGGTGACGGACGCGATCGCAGTCCGGGCGATCTCTACGAGCTCCGCCCGTCGGGCCGCACGGTGTCCGGCGACGTCGAGCATGAGGCGGCTTCGGTCCCCGGTCGCGGACTGGACCGCAAGGCGCGTCAGCTCCTGGAGAGCCTCGAGCACCTTGCCGTCCTGGCCGACGAGGCGCCGCGGGACGCGGCCCTCCTCGGAGTCGACGATGGCGACCGCGGCACGGTCACCATCGATGTCGAGGTCGATGTCGCCGTCGAGGTCGGCGATGTCGAGCAGGGTCTCGAGGAAGTCGGCAGCGACCTCCCCTTCGCGCTCGAGCAGCTGACGCCGGCTCTTGCGGGGGGCCGGGGTCTCCTCGGCCGTGGTCTCCTGGTCCGCGGCGACCTCGGTCGTCGGGTTGTCACTCATGGTGTCTCCTGCGTGTGGCGGTCGGGTGCCCGGGTTGCCCCGGGCGCTCCGGGGGTCAGTTGTCGGTCTTGGGGCGGTCTTCGCTCACCGGCGAGCTCGACGTCGACTTCGGCGGCGGACCGCCCTTCTTCTTCGCCCGCTTCTTCGAGGTCGGCTGCTGACGCTGCCCGGAGATGACGCCCTTCGCCTCGAGCTCGCTCGCCATCTCGGCGTCGTGCTTGCGCTCCCGGGTCTCCTCGGGGGTGTCGACCGACTTGCCGGCCTTGCGGCGGCGGGCCTGCATCGCCTTCTCCGCGGCAGAGCCGGGCGCCGGCATGCGGCGGATGACGTAGAACTGCTGGCACATGGTCCACACGTTGGTCGTGAACCAGTAGATGAGGACACCGATCGGGAAGTAGACGCCGGACACGGCGAAGATGATCGGGAAGAGGTAGAGCATCATCTTCTGCTGCTGCGCGAAGGGGCCCTCGAGAGCGGACTCCGGCATGTTCTTGCGCATCAGCTGGTACTGCGTCGTGAAGGTCGTCAGCGACATCAGGATGATGAGAGTGATCGTCACGAGCTTGACGCTCAGACCGCCACCCGTCCCGAGGAACTGTGCCGAGAGCTGCGCGCCGAAGATCGAGGACGACTCCGCCTGGGCCGCCACCTGCTGGGTGATCGGGCCGATGCCCGACTTCGCCCCGGACCCGATCTCGTCGAGGCTGTTGAGGACGCGGAAGAGACCGAAGAAGAAGGGCATCTGCGCGAAGATCGGCAGGCAGGACGAGAACGGGTTGGTCCCGCTGTCCTTGTAGAGCGCCATCGTCTCTTCCGTCATCTTCTGACGGGACTCCGGATCGGTCTTGCCCTTGTACTTCGCCTGGATCTTCTGCATCTCGGGCTGGATGAGCTGCATCTTGCGCGAGGCGTGGATCTGGCGGACGAAGAGCGGGATGAGCGCCGCCCGCATGACGATGACGAGACCGACGATGGACAGGGTCCAGGTCCAGCCGCTGGCCTCCGGCAGGCCGATCGCCGTGAGCGCCCCGTGCCACAGATACATGATCCAGGCGACGAGCCACTCGAAGGGATAGATGATGTCGCTGAAGCTCACGTGGTGAACGTCCTTCGGTCGGTGGCGCCGGGTACGACGCCGT
Encoded proteins:
- the yidC gene encoding membrane protein insertase YidC, with amino-acid sequence MSFSDIIYPFEWLVAWIMYLWHGALTAIGLPEASGWTWTLSIVGLVIVMRAALIPLFVRQIHASRKMQLIQPEMQKIQAKYKGKTDPESRQKMTEETMALYKDSGTNPFSSCLPIFAQMPFFFGLFRVLNSLDEIGSGAKSGIGPITQQVAAQAESSSIFGAQLSAQFLGTGGGLSVKLVTITLIILMSLTTFTTQYQLMRKNMPESALEGPFAQQQKMMLYLFPIIFAVSGVYFPIGVLIYWFTTNVWTMCQQFYVIRRMPAPGSAAEKAMQARRRKAGKSVDTPEETRERKHDAEMASELEAKGVISGQRQQPTSKKRAKKKGGPPPKSTSSSPVSEDRPKTDN
- the rsmG gene encoding 16S rRNA (guanine(527)-N(7))-methyltransferase RsmG — translated: MTADCPAAPEGARRFFGGRLPRAETFAAVLADTGVSHGLIGPREVPILWERHILNCAVIEDAFDRDARVIDVGSGAGLPGLAVAIARPDLDIHLVEPMQRRTDWLAEAVRVIDLDNATVHRGRAEEFHGHLSAPFVTARAVAALDKLARWCCPMVEPGGQLVAMKGRSAEQEVAAATKALRKLRVSETAISEHGHGVLDEPTLTVDCTVGTRST
- a CDS encoding R3H domain-containing nucleic acid-binding protein; this translates as MSDNPTTEVAADQETTAEETPAPRKSRRQLLEREGEVAADFLETLLDIADLDGDIDLDIDGDRAAVAIVDSEEGRVPRRLVGQDGKVLEALQELTRLAVQSATGDRSRLMLDVAGHRAARRAELVEIARTAIASVTADHESVELEPMSAFERKVVHDEVLAAGLVSDSSGTEPRRFVVVHPAAEAAAPAAENAPVETDEVAESTTPSDEDVIAG